The following coding sequences lie in one Stigmatopora argus isolate UIUO_Sarg chromosome 5, RoL_Sarg_1.0, whole genome shotgun sequence genomic window:
- the ercc6l gene encoding DNA excision repair protein ERCC-6-like, with amino-acid sequence MNGYHDNSDVEKIQDKLEKCLSMDEEDDVEVYQRHIQGGKNAVREGDMKKALELFNMANNIHRSDKLQKRIEKIEEFLAQNLEDGDDDEFVEVNNCGLKLFKDLYDKLYDYQKNGVAFLYGLYRDGRKGGILADDMGLGKTIQVISFLSGMYDNGLVKHTILVMPTSLITNWTKEFTKWTPGMRIKEFHGNSKAERNKNLEKIQRRGGVIITTYTMLINNWQQLSNYQGREFKWDYMILDEAHKIKSSTTKTAKSASIIPSKNRVLLTGTPVQNNLRELWALFNFACQGTLLGTAKTFKMEYENPITRAREKDATPGEKALGSRMSENLMAIIQPYFMRRTKAEVQRNKDNKKNGTSYAGSAEEKTFENREDLGAEMPSLTRKNDLIVWTYLSSIQEDIYWKFLSLEHIKVLLTSSRSPLAELTILKKLCDHPRLLSTRATASLGLQDVQQMSNDDNAMDSRSLANVSDETLIAESGKLAFLVTLLKRLKDEGHRTLVFARYRMVLDILQRILKNQGFKVLRLDGSITQVTERERLITLFQTDHSYSVFLLTTQVGGVGITLTAADRVVIYDPSWNPATDAQAVDRAYRIGQTRNVVIYRLITCGTVEEKIYRRQVFKDSLIRQNTGDKKNPFRYFSKEELRELFNLENTRSSSTQLQLQSLHAKHRSTDPVLDMHLADLHTMDMFGISDHDLMFTLNVDHDEAPHNMVDEQYIKGRVQKAQQLVKAESDLQMQFTTTLESCTEPMWRRKSTSEREEPTLDKKFSKPKARMARSPRRSNMSPGRVDPEQSVDSKEGDSQRRNSMIDLTGEESPPQERRSVSRGRSQSPFKQRKSQEFTPQEAGSKENVKVDDSFWEVKKASPNVSTASSVNESLNQKYAELSLDGKPKKPVQNQRLSVLQSSPGSLKADSLCRVSGSGSDLLEGNFNLQLEDSMLSDQDDERKLPSQNHLVEERESLFPDEEEAEDEKLLSKLQISGTFDVSKSLTERSLGLSIKSNVSEMDKSVVGTRKKKRAAVIIIDSEEEVEEMENVQFEGEVPQSTKAVFNTLAIQGSSTPKSSPGFSCRRSVGGNRSRRSVVHSITQDFGHTIEASVRSSDEGEVEDVSIMTHDGTGVTSNSDEEDEDVEEEEDEDVNPGSSKLEETSIDPELSREMVTSMTSSQSDANMTDKAVMEWAKVYESLILQGHEKFHQGQLKEALDSFLNAIEIQPGDPEIQSYINKLKRQLDRK; translated from the exons GTGACGACGACGAGTTTGTGGAAGTCAACAATTGCGGTCTGAAGCTGTTCAAGGACTTGTATGACAAATTATACGACTATCAAAAGAATGGTGTGGCCTTCTTGTATGGTCTCTATCGAGACGGGCGCAAAGGGGGCATCCTGGCAGACGACATGGGCTTGGGCAAAACCATTCAGGTCATTTCCTTCCTGTCAGGAATGTATGATAACGGACTGGTCAAGCACACCATCTTAGTCATGCCCACGTCACTCATCACCAACTGGACTAAGGAGTTTACCAAATGGACTCCTGGGATGCGGATCAAAGAGTTTCACGGCAACAGCAAGGCCGAGCGGAACAAGAACCTGGAGAAGATCCAGAGGCGAGGCGGAGTGATTATAACCACGTACACCATGCTTATAAACAACTGGCAGCAGCTGTCCAACTATCAGGGACGAGAGTTCAAGTGGGACTACATGATCTTGGATGAAGCCCACAAGATAAAATCCAGTACCACCAAAACAGCCAAGAGCGCTTCAATCATCCCGTCTAAAAACCGGGTGCTGCTCACCGGCACCCCTGTCCAAAACAATCTCCGAGAGTTGTGGGCTCTCTTCAACTTTGCCTGTCAGGGAACTTTGCTGGGCACGGCCAAAACTTTCAAAATGGAGTACGAGAACCCTATCACTCGGGCTCGGGAGAAAGACGCCACTCCTGGGGAGAAGGCTCTCGGGTCGAGGATGTCTGAAAATCTCATGGCCATTATCCAACCGTACTTCATGCGCAGGACAAAGGCTGAAGTGCAGAGGAATAAAGACAACAAGAAAAATGGTACTAGCTACGCTGGGAGCGCAGAAGAGAAGACCTTTGAAAACCGGGAGGATCTGGGAGCTGAAATGCCTTCGCTAACCAGGAAGAATGACTTGATTGTCTGGACATACCTGAGCAGCATCCAGGAGGACATCTACTGGAAGTTCCTTTCCCTGGAGCACATAAAAGTACTGCTCACCTCATCTAGGTCACCTCTGGCAGAGCTTACCATACTAAAGAAGCTATGTGATCACCCGAGGCTTCTCTCCACCAGAGCTACCGCCTCTTTGGGTCTTCAGGATGTTCAGCAGATGAGCAACGACGACAACGCGATGGACAGTAGGAGCCTCGCTAATGTTTCTGATGAAACTTTGATAGCCGAGTCTGGGAAACTGGCTTTTCTAGTTACTCTCCTAAAACGTCTCAAAGACGAAGGTCACCGCACACTGGTTTTCGCCCGCTACAGAATGGTGCTAGATATCCTCCAGCGCATCCTAAAGAATCAAGGATTCAAAGTCCTGCGTCTCGACGGGTCCATCACGCAGGTGACAGAGCGGGAGCGGCTCATCACTCTTTTCCAGACCGACCACAGCTACTCCGTTTTTCTCCTGACCACCCAGGTAGGTGGGGTTGGCATCACCCTGACGGCGGCAGACCGGGTGGTCATCTATGATCCCAGCTGGAACCCAGCTACTGACGCCCAGGCCGTAGACAGGGCTTACCGTATCGGCCAGACCCGGAACGTGGTCATTTACCGGTTGATCACATGCGGTACAGTGGAGGAGAAGATCTACAGACGGCAGGTCTTTAAGGACTCCCTAATCAGGCAGAACACTGGAGACAAGAAAAACCCTTTCCGCTACTTTAGCAAGGAGGAGCTGCGAGAGCTTTTTAACCTCGAAAACACCAGGTCCTCCTCCACACAGCTGCAGCTTCAGTCTCTACACGCCAAACACCGCAGTACTGACCCCGTCCTAGACATGCACCTTGCCGACCTCCATACCATGGACATGTTTGGAATCTCTGATCACGACCTCATGTTTACCCTCAACGTAGACCACGATGAAGCCCCACATAATATGGTTGATGAACAATACATTAAAGGGCGGGTCCAGAAGGCCCAGCAGCTGGTAAAAGCTGAGTCTGATCTGCAAATGCAGTTCACAACCACCTTGGAGTCTTGCACTGAGCCAATGTGGAGGCGAAAATCAACAAGTGAACGCGAGGAACCCACACTGGACAAGAAATTCAGCAAGCCCAAGGCCCGTATGGCACGATCGCCGCGCCGTAGCAACATGTCACCCGGCCGGGTGGATCCAGAACAGTCTGTTGACAGCAAGGAAGGTGACTCTCAAAGGCGGAACAGCATGATCGATCTCACTGGAGAAGAATCCCCGCCTCAAGAAAGGCGAAGCGTTTCACGAGGACGCAGTCAGTCTCCTTTCAAGCAGAGGAAGAGTCAGGAGTTCACGCCTCAGGAAGCAGGCAGTAAGGAAAATGTTAAGGTGGACGATTCTTTTTGGGAAGTAAAGAAAGCTTCTCCAAATGTTTCTACAGCCAGTAGTGTCAATGAATCTCTAAATCAAAAGTATGCTGAGTTGAGTTTGGACGGGAAACCGAAAAAGCCTGTCCAAAACCAAAGACTGTCTGTCCTTCAGTCATCCCCAGGTAGCTTGAAGGCCGACTCTTTGTGCAGAGTTAGCGGCAGCGGCTCAGACCTGTTGGAAGGAAACTTCAACCTGCAACTGGAGGATAGCATGCTCTCTGATCAGGATGATGAGAGGAAGCTGCCGTCACAGAATCATCTGGTTGAGGAAAGAGAGAGTCTATTCCCggatgaggaggaggcggaggacgAGAAGCTGCTGTCCAAGCTTCAGATTTCAGGAACTTTTGACGTGAGCAAGTCCCTGACTGAGAGGAGCCTTGGGCTCAGCATCAAATCTAACGTCTCTGAAATGGACAAGTCTGTTGTTGGAACTAGGAAAAAGAAGAGGGCAGCAGTCATCATTATTGACTCTGAAGAAGAAGTAGAAGAAATGGAAAATGTACAGTTCGAGGGCGAGGTGCCACAATCAACGAAGGCTGTGTTCAACACCTTAGCAATACAGGGATCTTCAACACCAAAATCTTCGCCGGGCTTCAGCTGCAGGAGGAGCGTTGGCGGAAACAGGTCTCGTCGCTCCGTCGTGCACTCCATCACCCAAGACTTTGGCCATACAATTGAGGCTTCGGTGAGGTCTTCTGATGAAGGTGAAGTGGAAGATGTGAGCATTATGACACATGACGGTACTGGAGTAACTTCAAACTCtgatgaagaggatgaagacgtagaagaagaagaggacgaGGACGTCAACCCCGGGAGTAGCAAACTGGAGGAGACCAGCATTGACCCCGAACTG TCCCGAGAAATGGTGACCTCCATGACATCCAGCCAGTCAGATGCCAACATGACGGACAAAGCAGTGATGGAATGGGCCAAGGTCTACGAGTCGCTGATATTGCAAGGCCACGAAAAGTTCCACCAAGGTCAACTCAAGGAGGCTCTGGATTCATTCCTTAATGCCATTGAAATCCAGCCCGGAGATCCTGAAATTCAGTCGTATATCAATAAGCTAAAAAGACAGCTGGATCGAAAATAA